The DNA segment CTACGTCAGATTCGGGGATGCATTCTACATTTGTCGcagaattatttttatattcatataaaagagattttatgttgattCTTTCGCTAAATACGTAGATAGATATTTTTCTCGGTTGTAATCTAAACATGGAcaatcaatattttgcaccaattGTTGATGCTATTTATCCCAGGGACTCCAGTTAAACAGGTGAATATAAGTTTCAgtatttgttttggatttagcCCTCTTTATACAGATAATGATaagtttaaaaattgtaaaagtgTTTTCAGTTACATGGGATGTACCCACTGCTAAGATATTTTACTCAATTTACTCCTAgtaattcataaatatttttaattgaatgatACTTTAAAGATACTCccgcgagaaggtatatcaaggTTATCATGACCATGCAGACTACTTTGAGATACATGGCAAGTTTAGTGTTAGTCATTTTACAGCTGAGTGTAAGTGACAGAGAAGGTTGGATAGTCCATGATAAGCAAGTCTTAAAGCCCGTCGGGACTGAGTTGCTTTGATACTTTTTTGTTAGTCTATTTTGTTCGGagccagcccgcttagctcagtagggagagcgcagatctacggatcgcgggtcgtgagttcgagtcctgggcgaggcgtatgttctccgtgacgctttgataaaagacattgtgtctgacatcatacGTCCTCCACCTGAtccatgtagggaagttggcagttacttgcggataacttgtttgtactggtacagaatccaggaacactggttaggtcacctgtccgccgttacataactgaaatacggctgaaaaacggcgttaaaccaaaaacaaacaaacaaacaattttgttcGGATCCTTAACTGTGTTTTCTTCTTGCTCTCCCTTACCTACAATTCGTTATTTACTCGAAACACATTGCATtgtggggataacttttatttacactgtcctgtaccTTTGGGACATGATGGGCGCTAAGAGTAAGGCTGTAAGGTTTAGTGATTAAACTTTCGGCTGGTGATTTtaccactgaccattccaaggcggtgacTCACTGTGTTTCTTTCTTTGTACTTGTTGTCTAATTGTTTTACCTTGTCTaagtattttcaagaaaatgacaGTTATTTACATATGAGTGTGACGCTGTGCGAAAACCAACATCATCAAGGACCCAGGTCAGTGCACAGCCATACGGTATCCATACTGTTGTTTACCAATTTCAGCACttgtatgtatgtgataagtGAACAGTATGCTTTCAGGTCACACTACATGGATGTGCatatccgtgctggtcgcaaaaccatcATGTTGCTTTTCGTAACGCGGAACTCTTATCTTTGTATACACTGCTGTTTTTATTTAGGGCGTGGCTATTCTTAACCAATCTATTGGATCTTTTTTGGCTACTGATCATTTttcatatatcttttaaaatttccaaCAGAATAATTCATTTGATAATAGTTTGATTAAagcaatagttttttttctttaatcaaaCTATTACATATCCCATTTtatcgtattctcagggtttcacATATTCTAGTTTTcgttttgccttaaagttgtcaagtgatgtaatttttgttattttctagacatcGTGGTAATTTAACAAGTTGTTTGTGCTGAACGGTCAAATCTAAATTCGCtggaatacgagaaactcttaGGCCATTTCTGAGGTTGGGAGTGGTATCAAATACTGTATCAAAACAGTTAAATGGGATAGAACAGGGTTAGAGTCTCACTGATGTCAAGACCACACCTTCCCATATGGCACCAGTACGGGCTTTTACAGAGAGTCGACTCTGGAATGATCTCATTAAGTTTTAAGctttcttaaataaatttgtatGAACACAATTTGAgtgatcatttaaaaaaaagatcagtTTGAAGATGTTGTTTTTTGTCAAATAGTTTGAAATGATTAAAAATCGAAGATATTGCATGattatattttacttattttcttcttatttcattttgtatcagaaattaatataaaaatataaatttacttacaaaaaaaaaaacaacttttattgtGAATCTTAAAAGTGATCCACTGGGCGgtccattttaaacattttatgtaaaaaagacTTTGGCAAAACTTAAGAACTGGTGAAAAAAAGACTACAgattataaacaaaaaacataGCAATTTGAATACACACTTGTAACTTAACtgcagccattttgggcacatTGACATCATCGTtctttccttatatgggcattaCCATGAACGgtaaaacaatgaataaaaacaaagatATTTATATTGTGTAGGTCAGAATGATATGAATTTTAGCTTGAATGTAAAAGTACATACGTTGAATTAAAATTGATATGTTATCGTATTTAACATAGATCGAATTTTGCCTTAAATGCCATATTTGGTTATGCTTATATAAAAAAGAACGACAACTTGAATGTGTCCAAAATGGCTGCGTTTCATTACATTGATAATATCTGAAATGATCTGAGCCGCgcaatgggaaaaccaacatagtggctttgcgaccagcatggatccagaccagcctgtgcatccgcacagccTGGTCAGGACCATgccgttcgctaacagtttctctaattccaataggctttgaaagcgaacaacatggatcctgaccagactgcgcggatgcgcaggctggtctggatccatgctggtcgcaaaggcactatgttgattttctcatggcgcggctcatttatctgtTTCTATTTGTAGTTCAGTTACATTTTTTGCCAGTTTTCATATTTCGTCAAGCTTTATTGAAATGCAGATATTTTTGACGTGACGAATCGGATATAATTGAAACTACACCTAAAAAGGAACGAAGGAAGCAAAACAAATTcttaaacaatttatattttattgcataattttcaattttgtatattatgaattctttatatttctcaattctatcaaaatatacacaaaaacaacatatacaaataaaataagtacaaaaggtatgaaataattaaaattaaaatatatattatacatggtGCACTATTtcaatttatcataattatgcatCCATTCAGGTAAAAATGTTAGACACATCTTTAAAAGGACACTTTAAGGCAACACATATAACAACGTCCAAGACAAACGATTGGTATAACTGGCAATCTGTTAGAAAATAAGTGAAATTTCTCGTTTCATGAAGCAAACATATAACCAGTCGCGAGCCTGGTGGCCAGATATTTAAGAAATTATCTCATTAAGTAGAGTACtctataatatgaaatattttgtggaaaaaaaagatataaacgTATCACACTTAAATTGCAGAAACAGACGTAAAACATGACATAAGTTGTTCTTAGGCAGGATTTAAATACCGAGAGTAACGGTCACAAAAAGTTATTGGAATAGTTGCACATTCTGGAAAACCTAACACGTGGTAAAATTGTTATCAGTGATAAGAACTAAAGTAAATCGAAAGTTGAAAAGTTGGTAATCAGTATCACTGGTTAaactaaatgaattaaaaaaataaacatattttaggtATGTATATATCTGAAATGACGATTTTAAGCGAAAGAACGGATTACACAACGTAGTTTGCGATTCAATTCttaattttagtaaaaattctattatcaaaaaaaaaaattaatgacttCTTTTGTGGACTAGCATTTAAACAGACTAAAAAATGTGAAATACCTCTTATCCGAAAGATTTAATGACCGATAACTCTTCTGTTGGTTCCAGAGGAGCCTAGAAAATATcaattcataatttaaaattggaTATAAAATGCAGGTGCTATGtttataacaatatcaaaatgagCAATTTTCATCAGATTACGTGCTATAATgctaacaaaaatatacaaacttaTCATGTTAATCGATTAAAACTATGATAAAATCCCGTATACAAGGTCTGAATCACATTGTGCGAGATTTATTGAGTAAAAACTGAAATTGTTAGGGGAAAACACTCGGAACATCATCGGTAACATATACTTTCATAGATTTCTGTAAGACTTCAGTCGTGAACTGGTTCGGTAGTGTCACGACAGGAAGAACTACAAGGAATACAAAGATTTAAAACAACGATAACACAGTAtcaaaacaattatgataaaccctttttaaatatgactagataagtaataaaaaacaaaaaaaaaaagctacagATTCTTCTACATTGGCACTTGGGGAATACTTTATTCATAACTGATAGGAGAATTATGTGTACGTAATTTGTAACAACATACTGAAGACAAATTAATCAAAACTTAACCAGACATGATATTCTTACTCTCTTCTCGTATTGTTTACTGCTAAATGATTTCTGGCAAAGCATGAGACAAAAATGGCAGTTACTTCTTTAGCCTTAGAgaagttttatttcagttatagttTTCTATTGTGTTATTTTATAAACTTAGAATGTAAGCGaagactgaaatatattttttaaataataaagctTATTTTTGTTACGTATAGATATGCTTTTTTGCTgcatttaagtaaatattttggTAATTTTAGTGAGTTCTGCTGTTGATCAGATGAAATCGTATCTTATGACTAGAAACAGCGGAAATATGAACGTGGTTTAACTATTTCGTGCTGTCAACTCCATTCCTACACATTGATAAATGATGAGTCAGTCACATGACACAGGTCATCCATTTCCGGTAGTTTATCAATGTACGATTCACAGTCTACTCCTTACTTgtacatatatatactcaaaataCCACAGGAAAATAGATGCAATGTATAAATATAGATTTCGTTGCTGAAAAGTAAAGACTCTGCTTTATTTTGGCATGCCCACCAATATCAATTGTCCGCCATTTTTGGAACTCGACATCGCGAGCCTTTTTGTGCCATTTTAGCGAATCTCGCCGAGCATATTAGATAGGAATTTTAAGTCTGGAACTAAAGCTATGTTCACCATGCCCTTATCCCTGGCTGGTGCATAGGCTGTTGTACATAACCCCCACTTTGTGGTGATATCTGATTTACCCCGGGCAAAGAGCCCATATTTACACTATTATAACTCGGGGTTGAATAAGGCGCGGAATAGGCCGGAAACATATTAACGTTATAGGGGGCTGCTGGGTAAGATGGCGGCATACTGTTTCCTAGCATACATGGTTTGCCATCTCTCATAGTTACTGTCACTGGTGCCCGGCGCGGTACGGACATTGTTGACAATTCCAAATTCCTGTCCAGTTTCTGTCGTTTACATTTATATCTTCTGTTTTGGAACCATATTTTCACTTGAGTGGACGTGAGTTTGAGCAATGTGGCAAGTTGCTCTCTCTCCGGGGCAGATAAATATCGCTGCTGTTTGAAACGTCTCTCAAGTTCAAATACCTGTTGCTGAGAAAATAAAACCCTAGGTTTTCGACGCTGCCGTTGTTTAATCATCTGACATTCGCCACTGACGGGCTCCTTTTTCACAGCTGAGGAATCGGACTTTTCACAGTCGGATAAATTCTCGTCTGTTTGTACCATACCGGAAGCgtctgaaaaatataaaagacGTGTTCGttgacaagtttttttttttctattataccGTAACTAAAACAACAAATGTAATCGCCATAATTATGAACTTACAGCTATTTTATCGAAGTACTTGTGATATATTCGACCATCACATTTACACTGCATTTGTAGTTAAGGCATATTATATTCATGTTGGAGTCGTGCATGTCTGCATGTCTGTCAACAACAGTCTTTgataagttattattattattattattgttgttgtcatTAGTATCTATGTTTAGCATACCACAGACGAAATTGTGCAGAAAGCACACAAAAGTTGGAAGCATGGAAGAGAAGAAGTGATTTTGCTCTGaacaaaatcatatataaaatttatgcTGTCGGATCTaaacctttttgtttttaaaaatcttgtcttgTGATATTTAATCATCACTTCCTTTCAAATCACGGGCATCAGTGCTTTAATTTTTGCATAATTCTTTGTTGCAAAAAAATAGAAACTGAATTATGCACCTCTGTACAGTTATCGAATGGCAAAGCAGTGAATTAACCCGAATTAGTTTCCAGAGACATAAAATAGAACAAATATTTACAGCGTTGTTTATCTTTGCTGGGGAACTGTATCTATTTTCCTGACACTAAATAACAATACATCAGAACATTCCCTGCTGCACAACTCGGCGCCGCAGAAAATTGGGTGGCCGCTGTTTATACCAAACACAAATTCTTTATACAATTGAATGAAAAATGAGATCATTCctgagaaaataattttttgtggTTTAGACAGTAAATCTGCAATACACGAATATAATACTAAAAGTGCCAGGTATACGTTctataaaatattctaaaattgtgttaaaaattacactgctttttatgtacatgtataattatgcaaGAATGAGAATACGATAATTGTAAATTGTATCTATTATGTTTTTGGGTACAGTAAGAGGAAAACGATGTTTTCTGTTGTACGTTTTATTATTCAGCACATCTTCAGActattaacaaaattatttacatattaaacatgAGCAGTTTGAAGAGAACATGATATATACTTTTAATTTAATTGTTCATTACAAATTCTGGGAAAAGACAAACTATAAAACCTACAAGAGACCGTTTCAATTTACTCAtaagttaatttatttttttttgcctattgaaaacaagacaaaatattGATATGACAAAAACACACCCTATATCAAAATATGTACGAATTTAAAATCTGAtctatatcttttaaataaactagtaaattttgtttcaatatcCTCTAAAATCTGTCATTGGAATTTTCAAAGAGGACGGTCCTTGTAGTTTGGAAACTTAGTACAGAAAGCGACTTGTTAATTACTCATCTTCTGTTATTCTACACGCCGCACAATATTGCAGTACAAAGAAACCATTTTGTCCTTTATACATCAGAATATTTATGTTTATACTCAAAACTGTATTTTCCACGAATGtggtttaatttctttaattaaaatggtttataaaaataagatattaaacagaaagtaattaattaattattttcaaacaaagatttaaaGAAGACGAATGTACTTTCTCTTGTTTCATGTTTAGTAATGTTCTAAACAAGAGGGCGGTGATATCATTTTCTTACCGTAATTAATTCATCAGCTGATGAATAGATGTTCGCGAAAAAACTCACACTTTTAACATTTCCAGCCTGCCCTAACATTAAGATGTTCATCCCTTAATTTTATTTATGCTCATTTTATAATCTTTAAGTGCTATGCTCAAGAGTCTTCAAAACCGTTACATTGCTACTACGAAAAACATATGttaatttatttctgaaataaatgcTTATTCCATGTCTTGCGGCAGATGTTTAGGGGCACAATGTAagaggttttatttttatttcgtctTTATTTTATACAGGGGTTCTGAAAACACAGAGTGAACTAATATCGTTGTTGTTTTTATACAaacaaaaagtttcattaattgttataatataaaagaaaaggCATGATTTTGTGAAAAcatgactaaattttatgattaTGACTTCCCATAGTAAAACAGCTGTGAAAGTTTGAAACACAGAGATTAATAAATAGCattcaaattgtttttaaaagtgactttaaaatacataaatctcATGAATACTGCAAATGCTTCTCAGAGTTAATGCCTTAAGTGCCCAACTTATTCATTCATATATAATCTTTACACTCCCTTGATATGTTTCAGATGCATCACAGAATCACAGAAGTAATGCTTTAATGCTTCTTAGAAAGCATTTCACTGCCTTGATTGCTTCATAGAAAGCTACTGCTTCAAATGCTTCACAGACTTAATGCTTCACAGAAAACTTTTCACTGTCTTGATACTTTAAATGCTTCATAGGAAGCCAATGCTTCAAATGCTTCACAGAAATCTTTTTACTGCCTTACGCCTCAGATACGTCACAGGCTTAATGCTACATTTGGAAGCTATTCACTGCtataatgtgtttaatgtttcataGAAAACTGTTACCTCAAATGCTTCACATATATCTCCTCACTATCGTAATATTCAAATTCTTCACAGTCCACATGTTCTAGAAAAGTTATTCTTATTTTGAttactgttttaaaataataaaatttgactttTCTTGAATTTCGCATATATCACACATCAGACGTGCTTTGTACAAATCTGCGCTGTAACTGTCACCAACAATTGATAAAGTGAGCCTGAATATAATACAGAGCGATATACTCCGGGGTCATGCTcgttacattttgggtatctctGTAACCCCAGAATTCTTCAAACTGGGATATATTTCACCTTTAATCAGCCACAAAGTCTTTGAGAATGAGGAGCACCTATTGAACTCCCTATTTACTATCATGTTTTATTGTAGAAATTGTACGGTGTTTGACAAAGTTTTAATAATCTATGAAATTCTTACTCCGTTAGAAGGCGCTTACAGACTGCAAGATCGTCACGGAATTTTGAGAAATCATTAAGCGTTGGATTTTCTAAGAGTATGTTTGTAAACTACCACATAGATCTATTAGCCCCCTCCTAAGAAAGATGTATGAGTTTTACTTTTTACTGTTTTGTTATAAAGTTAAACAATTTCttgtcaaaatgtacattttaaccATCATTCATCGAAGGAGGCGGGGATGTCCGACCCTCAattgattattattatcatgcgtttttttttcagttaaaaacaatacatttaatttatttgtattaaagtttatctttaagaaaaaaatattccgaaaatgtgaaaaaaaaacacttcaatttAAAACCTTATATAACAGATGCAGCGATGATTGTCAGAACATAGTCATATATTGAAATTTACCAGTTGTAAGATggagtaatatttttaaaattagtacATGCATGCCTGTGTGTGAAAAATACTATATGTACGTAACGAACGGCTTttcatatttacgttttacaaatgtatttcgGATGGGCACGGATAAACTGTGATAAAAATTGTAACGTTTTCAATTTTGTCCATTCCGTAATGTATAAAATATTCTAATGTTGTCTAAAACTTTATATGTGCTGATGTGCAAAACAGAGTCCGTATCAGAATAATTACTCAAGTAACTAGCAACAACATTATGTTATGTTTATTAAGGaactacagtctaacctgtcttaagcagccagccaagggaagcagaaaaatttggccgctaaagccaggtgaccgctgaccggaggtgcagccagtatatgtattttttcagacttctgaccagccTATAGCCTTTAGGCccgtttctttttgggttttccattattattttaccaggatacaatgacgtgcatttgccttcgcaatacgaatggtcttcttagaaatctaaaactccggcgtgttttttttttactacaaaaattgttaaagacaattttccaacttcaaaacaagtttgtttacaattttcgccattttggtaagggaagctactctcggaGCTTATTGTCTAtgctaaatctaagattgccgttacgttccgtaaaagatagagtggtttatattttttttcaaaacacaattaatttcgtataaatttaatagtattttgatgacagaagtataaaataaatcacaaatattatgctactaactagttatcgagtattatctttaaccgaggtcaaaatgtgaacaacaaaattgacacgaggtgacacgctaattaccgataattactggccatttgatcataacaaaaggggattacacctttggttatcagttttaattgagaagctcgtgtcattttgtcgttcttgtggtgaagtcccgcgaaacttagcaaccacgtgcttctcaaaatcgggAATCTttggcgattattgcctaaaagtaattggttttggaagaaaaatggccgctgaaaggggtcaaatacggcggtcgggaggcaatttcggtggccgctggccgcggacggcaggtggccgctgaataaagtgataaaatagaggaaaatccatcgggggcgtcataaaatggccgctgaacggaggtgaccgctgatcggaggtgaccgttagtacaggttagactgtattttctttatgaaattgaAGGACGGAGCTTGGGTAAATAAATTGTCCTGTAAATCATAGTTTTGTCATTGAAATGGCAGTTTGCTCATTAATATTTCTCAGATCGCCAAGATCAAAAACGGAACACGATTTCAAACGAACTGTTAAGTTTTAAGGGATGTACAGTACtatcatttacaaattacattttatctaaaatGCTAGCGAGTTGTTTCAACAGATAGTTACTTTCACGCTGGGCCGCGCGCCGTGAGACTGGTTCTTCATTCCACACCTCGTTTGAGCACGAGATTATGCGAGATTAACCCAAAATCCCATAAATCCCCTCGTGTATGCACATACGCTGTTTTAAGGGGGTAAAATGGTATCATTTTAGCAGAAAGTTGTATCAGTATTATATTTCGTTTGCTTTCTTGTGAGTGCAAGCAGGGAAAACAGGTCGAACTTTTCTTATCATGTCTAGTACTTCAGTTCCAGAATAAATCctaattaaacagaaaataatcaTCTTGATAAAACGGAAACTCGATTAGATATTTCATGCAACACTCAAATGTTCAATTGTATAGGCAAAACAACCGTAGCAATTTAATAAATGACGAACACAATTCTAATTAAGTTTACATTATGTCCCTTTCTTTTTGAAACACAGCCAGGTAAGATCGGTCAGAATATAAAAGagaaattatttagaaaaaaaaaaatagattatcGAGTTAGTAGCCAGACTAGATCTAGTATTGTCATGTGCATGCATACTTTATAAGAACATATAATGAAGTCGTAAcgttaaaatttttataaactaCACTCAAACTTTTTGAAAGGAGAAATGAAAACGTTAATAgaattcatatatatttaagtatgtatattttatcaaaacacgCCTGCCCATTATCAATCACAATCAACAGACGCTTGAAGCTTCTTGTAGGGACAGTCGGGGTCGGACGGACGCTCTTAACTTCACCCTATGTTTTTAAGCATATCTGTCAGTATCAGTAACAAATCGCTACTGAATAGAGTCAATCATAGGTCGGGGAAGTCTCGTAAAGAAATATGTCTATGGCTTTCTGACACCCCTTTagttttgttactttatttgtaATGGAACCCAGGTCAAATTTCTTATTCATGGCCTGAAAGAATAGTGCATGGACCTACACAGGAAATAAGCTAGAAGAAATATTGTGTGACAGTTCAGTTTTGAAGTCGTCATCATATATAATACATGCACTcctatttaaaaatataaataaaataataacataggGATAGATATCAAAACTAGCAAGGGTGGATCATTTTGCAAATAAGTCATGAATCAGTATATCCATAAACTGTCTGATATGTACATtagataatgaaataaaatataacagtATCAACTACTAAAATTATAacttttttgaaaagaaaaggaaataacTGACTTAAAATCCGTTCAGACATCTTAAAAAGAGGCTTCGTCCTATAAACACCTATATAGATGTTATACAACTGAGGCTGGAAACCAGTCCTAAATCTTCAGCATCTGATTGGTCAATTCTGACCTCCCGCTTGAACCCGACCAATGAGAAAGCtgtattctgagactggtctcaattctgagactggtctcaatTTCTTGAATCAAATTGAATTGcatgtttcaaaaaatatatatatcataaatgtagGTTAACAGCTGTCctctaaaattgttgaaataaatgGTGGGTACATCGTCTTTAATGTGAAATTATTTGTTAGCCTGACTGAATGATTACGTTAAACAAAGATGGACTAAGCATTCCCACAGTGTTGATTTTCCGAGAAACGCCATTCAAGACTATCGCTGAGTCGCAGGAACcgaaaaagtttgtgaaacatttaATGCGCTCTAAATTAATCTAGAATCCAACAGAGTTCAAAGAAACTGAGAAAAATACCGCAAAATTAGACGAAATAAAGCTAGGCTGTTATCACAAGACTAGTTGCCGAGTTATGCCGAAATGTCTTCGATAACATcttgtatttaatattttcatttgtaacaGTGAGAATTTGCCGACGTTTTTTTCAAGGCttgttttaaaatgaattgaCAATAATCTAACTATACTCATAAAGTTTAATTTGAATTCTACAGATCTAATTCCTGAAATGCTAGAAGGTACTCTCTGTTCTATGTATTCACATGTCTTTAGGTACAAACTACAATTCTGTAGGGATTtaatatgacccagttttcacTGATTCAATTTTCCCCACCAGTTCAACAAGACGTTGCTTATAGCTTTAGACCAGGGTGAAGTTCTGAATCCCATTCCAGCGGCCCtgtcaaaatgacatttttcgaAGCTTTCATTTACGACAATGTGTTACATTAGAATTTCTGTTTAATCTTTTAATTGGTTTAGACTTTTTTAAGTATGAAAGATTCCCAGCGAATGTCAATAGGCCGTAAAACTATTGTGTCTTCCTTTTTTATAatgctaattaaaaaaaaacaacaacattttatcaatATATCTTTTCATAATTCACTGTGATTTCTGGATACAAAGGAACTTGGAAATATATGTCtactttttttgtgtgttttatcaGGTTGATAATAAGGCTTGTAGTAATGGAAATATTTTCTCAAGCTATTTCAAATGCTGTGACATTGCCTCCAATGACCACTCCATATTCAATGAAATTATAGAAAGTGAccgaaagtagaaaaaaaaaggtttccaGTTACCGAAATAGAATGCCACAGGCTTTATTGGAATTTATTTTATTGCCTTTAGATAAATGTAATCAGTAATAAATTGTAAATGAAGTAGAAATTCAGTGATTCAGTAAGTTCTAGGCAATGTTTCTATATTCAGTCTGTAAAACTTTGTAGAAACATTTTCTTAAGCGTTAGGCACGCAATAGAAATTTGGCGTAAAAGAAGAATGTTGCAAATAATATGCAAGACCTCAGAAAATATCAACTGAAACCATATTGATTTATGACTTAAGTTgctattaaaaaagaaaatgtaaatttgttaTTCATCTGACACCTATATTTGTGTCCCTGTCATGAAAACAATCCCTACTGATGTCTTTGTGTCTCTGCCGAACAGGTCGTGTGACACTTATTTGCGTAACAGATTCAATAATTATTGTCTACGAAGCAGGACACAAGCGCACCATTATAAGAAATACA comes from the Mercenaria mercenaria strain notata chromosome 9, MADL_Memer_1, whole genome shotgun sequence genome and includes:
- the LOC123546509 gene encoding homeobox protein Nkx-2.3-like, translated to MYSNHAFSTPFSVKDILSWTEQQQQAAAHYGMDFNGFNMNSSYYGYESPRLGEQMNTMSQMSPMMNSLGGNSCLYSSNNNTSPSLQPTYTNLSPSVSSMTSMSSGMQLPLQNDGMSPKHEPYDTHGAPTPGSEQEDMHNPGQALAQAAQPPPPGIEPGSVLTQNSQPNLPQPMIKHEAPDDLMEKDASGMVQTDENLSDCEKSDSSAVKKEPVSGECQMIKQRQRRKPRVLFSQQQVFELERRFKQQRYLSAPEREQLATLLKLTSTQVKIWFQNRRYKCKRQKLDRNLELSTMSVPRRAPVTVTMRDGKPCMLGNSMPPSYPAAPYNVNMFPAYSAPYSTPSYNSVNMGSLPGVNQISPQSGGYVQQPMHQPGIRAW